Part of the Legionella cardiaca genome, CTTCTGTTCTGACACTGGCAATAGGGTGAAGCGGTTCTTCTTCAGTTCTACTGGCTTCAAAAATGATCTGGATGTCTTCCATTTTTTTCTTGCCATTTTTTTCAAGCAAGCGCCCGTAAACGAACAGCGGTTGCGGGGAAATAGTCTCTGAAGTAGGTTCAGATAAAACCAGAGGGTTATAATCGAATTCGAGAGTAACAGGAACATTTTCTTTTAGTGCTGTAGCTGGGGCAGTTGTCTGAGCCAAAACGTTATTTGACTTAAAAACAACCCCAAAAAATACATCTTTATTGCGAACCAGGTTGTTTCCAAGGTTAATCGCAATTTCACCGGATTTAGGAGAGGGGTAGAGATCACTCTGAGGACGCAGTTCCTCACCATCAGCTTTAGTAAAATATGAAACATGTAAGGCAATATCACCTTCAGGAATAGAGCCGCCAAGATTTTTCAGTTGGACAGGTATTTTCATAACTATTCAGTATTCTCAAACCTTAGCTTGAGAAAGTACTGCTCCTTGTTAGTTGGGTTAAATACGTTCATTCCAGTGAACGTATTACCGCAAAATCCTTCCGTGGTAATTTAAAATTATAGACGAAGAAAATGAATTTTTTGGCCAGAAAAAAATATTTAATTCACGTGCTAGAGTTACTCCAGGATCTCTTGTCGCATCTTAACTGAGAACAAACGAGTGCTTAGGATATTAATGCAAAGTCCGCTAATAACCAGCATTCCAGCAGCTAATTTCCATAGTTGAAATGGTTCACCTAAAACGATAACAGAGCTTAGTACGCCTACAACTGGAACAAGTAATGTAAACGGTACAATCATTCCTACTGGATAGCGACTAAGTAACCAATTCCATACACCATAGCCAACCCATGTGGATATATACACAATGTAAAATAAAGAGGTTGTACCGCGCCAGGTCAAATGATGAATGCTTTTGAAAATACTATCGAGACCTTCAAACGTTAGAGTTAAAAGAAGCATAGGAATAACAGCAACAAAACTTCCCCAAATCACCAGAGCAATCATATTGATATTTTTAGCTTTCTTAGTGATTAAGTTGCCTGCTCCCCAGGTTGCGGCTGAGCTCAAAATTAAGATAAAACCTAAAATGGAAATATTACTATCAAAATGCATAGCAACTAAACCAATTCCCATAAAGGAAACCAAAGCCCCAATAATTTGCAAGGGATTGGGTCGTTCTTTTAAAAAAAATGATGCAAAAAACATGCTGAAGAAAACTTGTACCTGAATAAGTAAAGATGCCATTCCAGGTGTCATGCCAGCATGCATCCCTAAAAAAAGTAGAGAAAATTGCAAAG contains:
- a CDS encoding EamA family transporter, which gives rise to MPISHILLALLVALVWGINFLFVKIGLEEISPLLLCTLRFTLASIPAIFFIKPPAVPFKLVASYGLIMFALQFSLLFLGMHAGMTPGMASLLIQVQVFFSMFFASFFLKERPNPLQIIGALVSFMGIGLVAMHFDSNISILGFILILSSAATWGAGNLITKKAKNINMIALVIWGSFVAVIPMLLLTLTFEGLDSIFKSIHHLTWRGTTSLFYIVYISTWVGYGVWNWLLSRYPVGMIVPFTLLVPVVGVLSSVIVLGEPFQLWKLAAGMLVISGLCINILSTRLFSVKMRQEILE